The following proteins are co-located in the Streptomyces sp. DT2A-34 genome:
- a CDS encoding LLM class flavin-dependent oxidoreductase, whose amino-acid sequence MSLTFHWFLPTNGDSRHVVGGGHGTPATASGRDRPPTVAYLSQIARAAEDLGFVGALTPTGAWCEDAWLTTAMVSQNTERLKFLVAFRPGFVSPTLAAQMASTFQRQTGGRLLLNVVTGGESREQRAYGDFLDKDDRYRRTGEFLEVVRRLWEGKSVDLAGEHLRVEDAKLARLPDPVPEVYFGGSSPIAGEIAARHVDVYLTWGEPPAAVAEKIAWIRGLAEKEGRSVRFGIRLHVITRDTGEQAWAEARRLLDGFDAETVRAVQAGLARSESEGQQRMLALHGGGRDGLEIHPNLWAGIGLVRGGAGTALVGSHDEVAARIAEYHRLGIDEFVLSGYPHLEEAYWFGEGVLPRLAAQGLWSHPFRGTTAAQPVAQIPFAER is encoded by the coding sequence GTGTCCCTCACCTTCCACTGGTTCCTGCCCACCAACGGCGACAGCCGTCACGTCGTCGGAGGCGGCCACGGCACCCCCGCCACCGCGTCCGGCCGCGACCGGCCGCCGACGGTCGCCTACCTCAGCCAGATCGCCCGCGCCGCCGAGGACCTGGGCTTCGTCGGCGCGCTCACCCCCACCGGCGCCTGGTGCGAGGACGCCTGGCTCACGACCGCCATGGTCAGCCAGAACACCGAGCGCCTGAAGTTCCTGGTCGCCTTCCGGCCCGGCTTCGTCTCGCCGACGCTCGCCGCGCAGATGGCGTCCACCTTCCAGCGGCAGACCGGCGGACGGCTCCTGCTCAACGTGGTCACGGGCGGGGAGAGCCGCGAGCAGCGCGCCTACGGCGACTTCCTCGACAAGGACGACCGTTACCGCCGTACTGGTGAATTCCTGGAGGTCGTACGGCGGTTGTGGGAGGGCAAGAGCGTCGATCTCGCCGGTGAACACCTCCGGGTCGAGGACGCGAAGCTGGCCCGCCTGCCCGACCCGGTCCCGGAGGTGTACTTCGGCGGCTCCTCACCCATCGCCGGAGAGATCGCGGCCCGCCACGTCGACGTCTACCTCACCTGGGGCGAGCCGCCGGCCGCCGTCGCCGAGAAGATCGCCTGGATCCGGGGGCTCGCGGAGAAGGAGGGCCGGAGCGTCCGCTTCGGCATCCGTCTGCACGTCATCACCCGGGACACCGGCGAGCAGGCGTGGGCGGAGGCCCGGCGGCTGCTGGACGGCTTCGACGCGGAGACGGTACGGGCCGTACAGGCCGGGCTCGCCCGCAGCGAGTCGGAGGGGCAGCAGCGCATGCTCGCCCTGCACGGCGGCGGACGGGACGGCCTGGAGATCCACCCGAACCTCTGGGCCGGTATCGGGCTGGTGCGCGGCGGCGCGGGCACCGCGCTGGTCGGCAGTCACGACGAGGTCGCCGCGCGGATCGCCGAGTACCACCGGCTGGGCATCGACGAGTTCGTGCTCTCCGGCTACCCGCACCTGGAGGAGGCGTACTGGTTCGGTGAGGGCGTCCTGCCGCGGCTGGCGGCGCAGGGGCTGTGGAGCCACCCGTTCCGCGGCACGACGGCCGCCCAGCCCGTGGCTCAGATCCCTTTCGCGGAGCGGTAA
- a CDS encoding acyl-CoA dehydrogenase family protein, which yields MTSAPPADAATAAGAEPADWPHTARELAEDLATDAVEREQAGKPPLDEVARLRESGLLTLLVPAAHGGGGAGWRTAYTVVRTLSAADGSVGHLLGSHYFLSYCARFFAGPDRAARVERAFTAGQWYWGGGIASQEPPLMLTPTANGYVLDGHQRYGSGVGVADRLVVRAAVPGTGEPLAVLVDPAHPGLVNGAGGDTFGQRLSAAGGVGFDSVPVGADDVLGSLSADEGALSPFAGLAAPTARLVSAQFCLGVAEGLLGEVREHGRAARSAWQPFSPQPWPGSPPQDPYVLTAYGELAVAARAASALADQAVAALTHGLARGEELDDEECAEIAVLASAAEAAASRAAQEITTRAMDAVGVPAAFARHGLDRFWRDTRTHTLREPVAHRLREVGDYFLNGAHPPFSLPA from the coding sequence ATGACAAGCGCACCCCCGGCCGACGCGGCGACCGCAGCGGGAGCCGAGCCGGCCGACTGGCCGCACACGGCCCGTGAGTTGGCGGAGGACCTGGCCACGGACGCGGTCGAGCGCGAGCAGGCCGGCAAGCCACCGCTCGACGAGGTCGCGCGGCTGCGCGAATCGGGGCTGCTGACGCTGCTGGTGCCGGCCGCGCACGGCGGAGGCGGTGCGGGCTGGCGCACCGCCTACACGGTCGTGCGGACCCTCTCCGCGGCCGACGGGTCCGTGGGCCACCTGCTGGGCAGTCACTACTTCCTGTCCTACTGCGCCCGGTTCTTCGCCGGCCCCGACCGTGCCGCACGCGTGGAGCGGGCGTTCACGGCGGGGCAGTGGTACTGGGGAGGCGGCATCGCCTCGCAGGAACCGCCTCTGATGCTGACCCCGACGGCCAACGGCTATGTGCTGGACGGCCATCAGAGGTACGGCTCCGGGGTCGGGGTCGCCGACCGGCTGGTGGTCCGTGCCGCCGTGCCCGGCACCGGCGAGCCCCTCGCCGTCCTCGTGGACCCCGCCCACCCGGGCCTCGTGAACGGCGCCGGCGGGGACACCTTCGGTCAGCGGCTGTCGGCCGCCGGCGGTGTGGGGTTCGACTCCGTGCCGGTCGGGGCCGACGATGTGCTCGGCTCCCTCTCCGCGGACGAGGGTGCCCTGTCGCCCTTCGCCGGCCTCGCCGCGCCGACCGCCCGGCTGGTCTCCGCCCAGTTCTGTCTCGGCGTCGCCGAGGGGCTGCTCGGTGAAGTCCGCGAGCACGGAAGGGCGGCGCGGTCCGCCTGGCAGCCGTTCTCCCCGCAGCCCTGGCCGGGCAGCCCGCCGCAGGACCCGTACGTGCTCACCGCGTACGGCGAGCTCGCCGTCGCCGCGCGTGCCGCGTCCGCCCTCGCCGACCAGGCGGTGGCCGCCCTGACCCACGGCCTCGCACGGGGCGAGGAACTCGACGACGAGGAGTGCGCCGAGATCGCCGTCCTCGCGAGCGCGGCCGAGGCCGCCGCCTCCCGGGCCGCGCAGGAGATCACCACCCGTGCCATGGACGCCGTAGGTGTGCCCGCCGCCTTCGCGCGGCACGGCCTGGACCGCTTCTGGCGCGACACCCGCACGCACACCCTGCGCGAGCCGGTAGCCCACCGACTGCGCGAGGTCGGGGACTACTTCCTCAACGGCGCACATCCTCCGTTCAGCCTCCCCGCCTGA